In Hyphomicrobium denitrificans 1NES1, one DNA window encodes the following:
- a CDS encoding amylo-alpha-1,6-glucosidase, translating to MVFKVQVGPALIAIHQGQTVLVTDPDGQVKLPSKHGMYFRDTRVISAWAIYANGEPWDLLNGGAISAHAARIYQTNHAFMSEDGAIPARSLGLLIGRHVEGGMHEDIDVTNNGRTVVRFNLEIVIRADFADIFEVKSDAIVRRGCITTSWSGKRQMLRVTYRNKDFCREVVVHAGKGDGGPALSANGRLSFEIALKAGETWHRCLIYELADGKKRVQAPGKCIDSSAMTRHAGEISKWQRTVLKITTSNEEFYRCYNQGVLDMAALRLLLKGTDRMVFVPAAGLPWFVALFGRDTLIASLQTMIVYPEFAAGALEVLGQYQATEHDDYRDAEPGKILHELRYGELAHFKLIPHTPYYGTADATPLYLVALHAAWRATGDRELIERQLPNAEACLTWIEKYGDRDGDGFQEYQTRSEAGYENMSWKDSGDAVMYPDGTPVSGPKALCELQGYVYDAWLRMAEIYDELGNKRRANALRIKAAELFKKFNDAFWDEGSGFYAYALDGQKKKVMSVASNVGQCLWSGIIEPRRAGIVIKRLMRKDMWSGWGIRTLSADHPSFNPYNYQTGAVWPHDNSLIALGMRRYGFASEAAMVARDISGAARHFLLNQLPELYAGLQRDGASFPVQYLGANVPQAWAAGAPFMLLQAMLGLQQDAPRGKLYVDPALPDWLPDVTLIDLRLGRARFDIRFWRDGKETLFKVTKGKRNAVERMRHRDVWKRDQ from the coding sequence ATGGTATTCAAGGTTCAAGTCGGGCCAGCACTCATCGCGATCCATCAGGGACAGACGGTATTGGTCACCGATCCTGACGGGCAGGTGAAATTGCCAAGCAAACACGGAATGTATTTCCGTGACACCAGGGTCATCAGCGCTTGGGCGATTTACGCGAACGGAGAACCGTGGGACCTGCTGAACGGCGGCGCCATCTCCGCTCATGCGGCGCGCATCTACCAGACGAACCACGCCTTCATGAGCGAGGATGGGGCGATCCCGGCACGCTCGCTGGGCTTGCTGATAGGCCGCCACGTTGAAGGAGGGATGCACGAGGATATCGACGTCACGAACAACGGCCGAACGGTAGTTCGCTTCAATCTTGAAATTGTAATCCGCGCCGATTTTGCCGACATCTTCGAGGTCAAGAGCGATGCGATCGTGCGACGGGGTTGCATCACGACATCGTGGTCCGGCAAACGGCAGATGCTTCGCGTGACCTATCGCAACAAGGACTTCTGCCGGGAGGTCGTTGTCCATGCGGGGAAAGGCGACGGTGGTCCGGCGTTGAGTGCGAATGGGCGGCTCAGCTTCGAGATCGCATTGAAGGCCGGGGAGACTTGGCATCGCTGTCTGATTTATGAACTTGCGGATGGCAAGAAACGCGTTCAAGCGCCGGGGAAGTGCATAGATTCCAGCGCAATGACGCGCCACGCCGGAGAGATCAGCAAATGGCAGCGAACCGTTCTGAAAATTACGACCAGCAACGAGGAGTTCTATCGCTGCTACAATCAGGGCGTCCTCGACATGGCTGCGCTTCGGCTGCTGCTGAAGGGAACCGACCGCATGGTGTTTGTTCCCGCCGCCGGGCTGCCCTGGTTCGTGGCTCTCTTCGGTCGTGATACGCTGATCGCGTCGTTGCAGACAATGATCGTCTACCCGGAATTCGCTGCCGGTGCGCTGGAGGTGCTGGGCCAGTATCAGGCGACGGAGCACGACGACTACAGAGACGCCGAACCGGGGAAGATACTGCACGAGCTTCGATACGGCGAGCTGGCGCATTTCAAATTGATCCCGCATACGCCGTACTACGGCACCGCGGATGCGACGCCGTTGTATCTGGTAGCGCTTCACGCAGCGTGGCGAGCCACGGGCGACCGTGAGCTGATCGAGCGGCAACTGCCCAATGCCGAGGCCTGCCTGACTTGGATCGAGAAGTACGGCGATCGCGACGGCGACGGGTTTCAAGAATACCAAACTCGCTCGGAGGCTGGCTATGAGAACATGTCTTGGAAGGATTCTGGAGATGCGGTGATGTATCCTGATGGGACGCCGGTATCCGGACCAAAGGCATTGTGTGAATTGCAAGGTTATGTCTACGACGCCTGGCTACGTATGGCCGAGATTTACGATGAACTCGGCAACAAACGGCGCGCCAACGCCCTGCGCATAAAGGCGGCGGAGCTATTCAAGAAGTTCAACGACGCATTCTGGGACGAGGGCTCGGGCTTCTATGCCTATGCGCTGGACGGCCAAAAGAAGAAGGTAATGTCGGTGGCGTCCAATGTCGGACAGTGTTTGTGGTCCGGCATAATTGAGCCGAGACGCGCCGGGATCGTCATAAAGCGTCTGATGCGGAAAGATATGTGGAGTGGCTGGGGCATACGCACGCTCTCGGCGGATCATCCCTCATTTAATCCGTATAACTATCAGACCGGAGCTGTATGGCCGCATGACAACTCGCTTATTGCATTAGGCATGCGTCGCTATGGGTTTGCATCGGAGGCGGCGATGGTGGCGCGCGATATCAGCGGAGCGGCGAGGCATTTTCTGTTGAACCAGTTGCCGGAGTTGTATGCTGGGCTGCAGCGCGACGGCGCGAGCTTTCCCGTGCAATATCTCGGCGCCAACGTGCCGCAAGCGTGGGCAGCGGGGGCCCCATTCATGCTTCTCCAGGCGATGCTGGGGCTGCAGCAGGATGCGCCGCGTGGCAAATTGTACGTCGATCCCGCGCTTCCTGACTGGTTACCCGATGTGACGCTGATCGATCTGCGGCTGGGGCGGGCGCGCTTTGATATCCGCTTCTGGCGAGACGGTAAGGAAACGTTATTCAAGGTGACGAAGGGGAAGCGAAACGCTGTTGAGCGGATGAGACATCGCGATGTCTGGAAGCGTGACCAGTAG
- a CDS encoding glycoside hydrolase family 15 protein, protein MQPDGSIIADLPITPRRIADYALIGDCETAALVGCDGSIDWLCWPRFDSGACFAALLGGPEHGRWFIAPKDRAPRITRRYIDGSLILVTTFETKSGIVELVDFMPPHDGSADLVRLVRGVRGHVDLRTEFILRFDYGSIVPWVERLDGEGLRAIAGPEMAVLRTSVSLHGQDFTTVGEFAVGAGDVVPFVLSYGPSQLQPPKGVDPERALQETEAFWRAWSDRCATAGNWSEPVKRSLTVLKGLTYAPTGGIVAAPTTSLPEQAGGVRNWDYRYCWLRDATFTLLALGTAGYYEEARDWRDWLLRAVAGRPDKLQIMYGLGGERRLPEWEVPWLSGFDGARPVRIGNAAATQLQLDVYGEIADAMFQAHQHGLPPVDRWSAIRRGFLDHLETAWRKPDEGIWEVRGPPQHLTHSKVMAWVAFDRAVRWVDQLGVVAPIDHWCEVRDAIHADVCRNGFNSKLDTFVQAYGSEILDASLLLLPIVGFLPPSDPRILGTLRAIERRLLVDGLVFRYKTGETEDGLPPGENAFLACSFWFVDNLILQGRIAEAQSMFERLLALRNDVGLLAEEYDPRTGRLMGNFPQAFSHVSLVNTAYNLTRYKGPSEERADQKAAED, encoded by the coding sequence ATGCAACCGGACGGCTCCATCATCGCTGATCTTCCAATCACGCCGCGGCGAATCGCAGATTACGCTCTCATTGGCGATTGCGAGACCGCCGCGCTCGTCGGCTGTGATGGGTCGATCGACTGGCTCTGCTGGCCCCGGTTTGACTCGGGCGCCTGCTTTGCAGCCCTCCTCGGTGGCCCAGAGCACGGACGATGGTTCATCGCGCCGAAGGACAGGGCGCCTCGGATTACGCGGCGCTACATCGACGGCTCGCTCATTCTTGTCACGACCTTCGAGACCAAAAGCGGGATCGTCGAACTCGTGGATTTCATGCCGCCGCACGATGGCAGCGCCGATCTCGTTCGTCTTGTTCGCGGCGTACGCGGCCATGTCGATCTACGCACCGAGTTCATTCTGCGGTTCGATTACGGTTCGATCGTGCCGTGGGTGGAGCGTCTTGACGGCGAAGGTTTGCGCGCAATTGCCGGACCCGAGATGGCGGTGCTGCGGACGTCGGTTTCGTTACACGGCCAGGATTTCACGACGGTTGGTGAGTTCGCCGTTGGTGCTGGCGACGTCGTGCCGTTCGTCTTGAGCTATGGTCCATCGCAGCTGCAGCCACCAAAAGGAGTCGATCCCGAGCGCGCACTGCAAGAGACCGAAGCGTTTTGGCGTGCTTGGTCTGATCGCTGTGCCACCGCCGGCAATTGGAGCGAACCGGTCAAGCGATCGCTGACGGTGCTGAAGGGGCTGACCTATGCGCCCACCGGCGGCATCGTCGCCGCGCCGACGACTTCGCTGCCTGAGCAAGCGGGCGGCGTGCGCAACTGGGATTACCGTTATTGCTGGCTAAGAGATGCGACCTTCACGCTGCTCGCGCTTGGGACTGCCGGTTACTACGAAGAGGCACGCGACTGGCGCGATTGGCTCTTGCGTGCGGTCGCCGGGCGCCCGGATAAACTACAAATCATGTATGGTCTTGGCGGCGAACGGCGTTTGCCCGAATGGGAAGTTCCTTGGCTTTCGGGATTTGACGGCGCGCGTCCGGTCCGTATCGGCAATGCCGCCGCAACGCAGCTTCAACTCGACGTCTACGGCGAGATCGCTGATGCGATGTTCCAAGCTCACCAGCATGGCCTGCCGCCGGTCGATCGCTGGTCGGCGATCCGGCGCGGTTTCCTCGATCATCTCGAAACCGCCTGGCGCAAACCCGACGAGGGGATTTGGGAGGTGCGCGGGCCGCCACAACACCTCACGCATTCCAAGGTTATGGCCTGGGTTGCATTCGATCGGGCGGTGAGGTGGGTCGACCAACTCGGCGTGGTGGCCCCAATTGATCACTGGTGCGAGGTTCGGGATGCGATCCATGCTGACGTCTGCCGCAATGGTTTCAACAGCAAACTGGATACCTTCGTGCAGGCCTACGGATCGGAGATACTCGATGCCAGCCTTTTACTTCTGCCGATCGTCGGCTTTTTGCCTCCGTCCGATCCACGGATTTTGGGCACGCTCCGCGCTATTGAGCGCCGACTCCTCGTGGATGGACTTGTCTTCCGCTACAAGACCGGGGAAACGGAAGACGGATTGCCGCCCGGCGAGAACGCATTCCTCGCCTGCAGCTTCTGGTTCGTCGACAACCTAATTTTGCAGGGCCGTATCGCCGAGGCGCAGTCAATGTTCGAGCGGCTACTCGCGCTTCGCAACGATGTCGGTCTACTTGCGGAAGAATATGATCCCCGAACCGGACGTCTTATGGGAAACTTTCCGCAGGCATTCAGCCACGTCTCTCTCGTGAATACGGCCTACAACCTCACCCGCTACAAGGGTCCCTCGGAAGAACGTGCTGATCAGAAGGCCGCCGAGGACTAG
- the serA gene encoding phosphoglycerate dehydrogenase codes for MSPRVLVSDALSQAALAIFKIRGVEVDFQPNLGKDKDKLAAIIGGYDGLAIRSATKVTPQLLELATNLKVIGRAGIGVDNVNLPAATARGVIVMNTPFGNSITTAEHAIAMMFALARQIPAADMSTQAGKWEKNRFLGMEITGKVIGLIGCGNIGSIVAERAIGLRMHVIAYDPFLSPERAAQLGIEKVDLDNLLALADFVSLHTPLTPQTKNILSAENIAKTKSGVHIINCARGGLIDEKALRSALDSGRVAGAALDVFATEPATENPLFGHPNVVCTPHLGASTKEAQENVALQIAEQMSDFLTRGAITNAVNFPSITAEEAPKLKPFIALAERLGSFAGQLAASNINKVSIIYEGALVDLKTKALTAAAIAGVLRPALSDINVVSAPSVASERGVVIDETIRAAEGDYESLITLIVQTKDEKFFIAGTVFHDGKPRVVSINGIKTDAEFSSTMIYALNEDKPGLVGRFASLLGDAGINIATLALGRDHQGGSAISLIAVDDSIPDRVLAGIRMLPEVRQASMLEF; via the coding sequence ATGTCGCCTCGCGTTCTCGTCTCCGACGCTCTGTCTCAAGCCGCACTTGCAATCTTCAAGATACGCGGCGTCGAGGTTGATTTTCAACCTAACCTTGGAAAAGACAAGGATAAGCTCGCGGCGATCATCGGCGGCTACGACGGGCTTGCGATCCGATCCGCGACGAAAGTAACGCCCCAATTGCTGGAACTTGCGACCAATTTGAAGGTCATTGGCCGTGCCGGTATCGGAGTCGACAATGTCAACCTTCCGGCCGCAACGGCGCGGGGCGTAATCGTGATGAATACGCCATTCGGCAACTCCATCACGACTGCGGAACACGCGATTGCGATGATGTTTGCCCTCGCGCGGCAGATCCCGGCCGCGGATATGTCTACGCAAGCCGGCAAATGGGAGAAAAACCGCTTTCTGGGCATGGAGATCACGGGGAAGGTGATTGGATTGATCGGCTGCGGGAATATCGGCTCCATCGTCGCCGAACGAGCCATAGGCCTGCGCATGCACGTGATCGCATACGATCCGTTTTTATCGCCGGAACGGGCCGCACAATTGGGAATCGAAAAGGTCGATCTCGACAATCTCCTGGCGCTGGCCGATTTCGTTTCACTCCATACGCCGCTAACGCCTCAGACCAAGAACATCCTGTCTGCCGAAAATATCGCCAAGACAAAAAGCGGCGTCCATATCATAAATTGCGCCCGCGGCGGCCTCATCGATGAAAAGGCCCTGCGAAGCGCGCTGGACTCCGGCCGCGTGGCAGGCGCGGCACTCGATGTCTTCGCGACTGAGCCCGCCACTGAAAACCCGCTCTTTGGCCATCCAAACGTCGTCTGCACCCCGCATCTCGGCGCATCGACGAAAGAGGCGCAAGAGAATGTGGCATTGCAAATTGCCGAGCAAATGTCGGATTTTCTCACGCGTGGCGCCATCACTAACGCGGTAAACTTTCCCTCGATCACTGCCGAGGAAGCGCCGAAGCTTAAGCCGTTCATCGCATTGGCGGAACGTCTGGGATCGTTTGCCGGACAGCTCGCCGCGTCCAACATCAACAAGGTGTCGATCATTTATGAAGGTGCGCTCGTCGACCTCAAGACAAAGGCGCTTACGGCTGCAGCGATCGCCGGGGTGCTCCGTCCCGCGCTGTCTGACATCAACGTCGTATCTGCACCGTCCGTCGCCAGTGAGCGCGGCGTCGTAATCGACGAGACAATCCGAGCCGCCGAAGGCGACTATGAGTCTTTGATCACGCTTATCGTCCAGACGAAGGACGAGAAATTCTTCATAGCTGGAACGGTCTTCCACGACGGCAAGCCTCGGGTTGTCTCAATCAACGGCATTAAAACCGACGCTGAATTCTCGTCGACGATGATCTACGCATTGAACGAGGACAAGCCAGGTTTAGTGGGTCGCTTCGCAAGCTTGTTAGGCGACGCGGGCATCAACATCGCCACGTTGGCGTTGGGACGAGATCATCAAGGCGGATCGGCGATTTCCTTGATCGCGGTCGACGACAGTATCCCCGATCGGGTACTCGCAGGAATCAGGATGCTTCCAGAGGTGAGACAGGCAAGCATGCTTGAATTCTAG
- a CDS encoding phosphoserine transaminase: MITEEPPGLWPANACFSSGPCSKHPGWSFEALKTALVGRSHRAKEPKARLKRAIDETREILGIPALHQLGIVPASDTGALEMALWSLLGARGVDILAWESFGEGWVSDVVKELKIEGARTLRADYGDIADLAAVNFDNDVVFTWNGTTSGVRVPNSDWIAADRKGLTICDATSAAFAQRLDWEKLDVMTFSWQKVLGGEAAHGMIVLGPRAVERLQTYVPPWPLPKIFRLVKNGKLIEGIFSGETINTPSMLCVEDYLDALQWAKSVGGLDRLIARANSNAKVLEDWVKRTPWVDFLAKAPETRSNTSVCLKIVDPQIAAWGPDDQARFAKALASVLEQERVAFDIGAYRDAPPGLRIWCGATVEAADLEVLTRWLDYAYAKTKRDLASAN; encoded by the coding sequence ATGATTACCGAAGAACCGCCCGGCCTCTGGCCGGCGAACGCCTGCTTTTCCTCCGGTCCGTGCAGCAAGCATCCCGGTTGGAGCTTTGAAGCGCTGAAGACTGCATTGGTTGGACGGTCTCACCGCGCCAAAGAGCCTAAGGCGCGTTTGAAACGCGCCATCGACGAAACCCGCGAAATATTGGGCATTCCCGCACTCCATCAGTTGGGCATCGTCCCAGCGTCAGACACCGGTGCTCTCGAGATGGCTCTTTGGTCGCTTCTCGGCGCGCGAGGCGTAGACATACTCGCCTGGGAGTCGTTCGGTGAAGGCTGGGTATCCGACGTCGTCAAAGAGCTCAAGATCGAAGGGGCGCGCACGCTGAGAGCGGACTATGGAGATATCGCCGATCTCGCCGCGGTAAACTTCGATAACGACGTTGTCTTCACTTGGAACGGCACGACGTCCGGAGTGCGGGTTCCAAATTCAGATTGGATCGCCGCCGATCGCAAGGGGCTAACGATTTGCGATGCCACGTCGGCGGCTTTTGCCCAGAGGCTGGACTGGGAAAAACTCGATGTCATGACGTTCTCATGGCAGAAGGTGCTTGGCGGCGAAGCCGCGCATGGAATGATCGTGCTGGGACCGCGCGCCGTCGAGCGTCTTCAAACCTATGTTCCCCCCTGGCCCCTACCGAAAATTTTTCGCCTAGTCAAAAATGGAAAACTGATCGAAGGGATTTTTTCCGGCGAGACAATCAATACGCCATCCATGCTCTGCGTTGAAGATTATCTTGACGCTCTTCAATGGGCGAAGTCGGTCGGAGGACTCGACCGCCTAATAGCCAGAGCAAACTCGAACGCCAAGGTTCTTGAAGACTGGGTCAAACGAACGCCCTGGGTTGATTTTCTCGCCAAAGCCCCCGAAACGAGATCCAATACAAGCGTATGCCTGAAGATCGTTGATCCGCAAATCGCGGCGTGGGGACCGGACGACCAAGCACGTTTTGCAAAGGCGCTAGCGAGCGTTCTGGAGCAGGAGCGCGTTGCGTTCGACATCGGTGCCTATCGGGATGCGCCGCCAGGATTGCGCATCTGGTGCGGGGCAACCGTCGAAGCCGCCGATCTTGAAGTGCTGACGCGATGGCTTGACTACGCTTACGCAAAGACCAAGCGCGATCTCGCCAGTGCCAACTGA